A single Dethiosulfovibrio peptidovorans DNA region contains:
- a CDS encoding imidazolonepropionase, whose product MDTPIVDLVVQNAAQLLTCSDPSISSIGLISDGWVAVADGRILSVGSEETVRREVNLGSARLIDASGKVVLPGFIDCHTHVVFGGSRVDEYAARLVTSDPAELDRRGIKTGIMATVDNTRGKTVEELLAQALPRVRNMVLAGTTTVESKSGYGLSTQAEIQQLRTNKELENHLPITVVSTFLGAHGWPADIPKGDYVRILKEEMIPAVAAEGLATFCDVWCDEGHYTAEESRDILICGLKYGLAPKIHTGAYSYVGGADVAAEMGMKSADHLNYTPRSALKKLADADVAAVLLPGIDFAVRHPRPFDPQPMIDEGLILALATNCCPGCWCESMQFIMTLACRQHGLSPEQAIKAATAGSAKALGIETTVGSLTPGKAADIQIWNVPRYEDVVYRLGGNVVHSVIKDGRLVVDNGRIVS is encoded by the coding sequence ATGGACACCCCCATCGTCGATCTAGTGGTACAAAACGCTGCACAACTCTTGACCTGTTCCGATCCCTCGATCTCATCAATCGGATTGATATCAGACGGTTGGGTAGCAGTCGCTGACGGACGAATCCTATCGGTTGGATCGGAGGAGACAGTAAGGCGAGAGGTAAACCTGGGTTCGGCCCGTTTGATCGACGCTTCGGGCAAGGTTGTCCTTCCGGGATTCATAGATTGCCATACTCACGTGGTCTTCGGCGGATCCCGAGTGGACGAATACGCTGCAAGACTCGTAACATCTGATCCAGCAGAGTTGGATCGCCGGGGTATCAAAACGGGAATTATGGCCACGGTTGACAATACAAGGGGGAAAACTGTTGAGGAACTCTTAGCTCAAGCTCTCCCTCGAGTACGAAACATGGTCCTCGCAGGAACTACCACCGTGGAAAGTAAAAGCGGATACGGCCTCTCTACCCAGGCCGAGATCCAACAGCTCAGGACCAATAAGGAACTTGAGAACCATCTCCCAATCACCGTAGTATCGACATTTTTGGGCGCTCATGGCTGGCCAGCCGACATCCCCAAGGGAGACTACGTCCGCATTCTGAAAGAGGAAATGATCCCAGCGGTTGCTGCGGAGGGATTGGCAACTTTTTGTGATGTGTGGTGCGACGAGGGACACTACACGGCCGAAGAAAGCCGTGACATCCTCATATGCGGACTTAAATATGGCCTGGCCCCAAAGATTCACACCGGCGCCTATTCATACGTAGGCGGAGCCGATGTGGCAGCTGAAATGGGCATGAAATCAGCGGACCATTTGAACTACACCCCTCGATCGGCCCTCAAAAAACTGGCCGACGCGGATGTTGCAGCAGTGTTGCTCCCCGGCATTGATTTCGCCGTTCGCCATCCGCGCCCCTTTGATCCCCAACCAATGATAGACGAGGGGCTCATTCTAGCCCTGGCAACCAATTGCTGCCCCGGGTGCTGGTGTGAATCCATGCAGTTTATCATGACTCTGGCTTGTCGCCAGCACGGGCTTTCTCCAGAACAAGCCATAAAAGCCGCAACAGCCGGCAGCGCTAAGGCTCTGGGGATCGAGACTACCGTAGGATCCTTGACACCTGGTAAAGCAGCAGACATCCAGATATGGAACGTTCCCCGCTATGAGGATGTAGTCTACCGTCTGGGAGGCAACGTGGTTCATTCGGTGATTAAAGATGGACGCCTTGTAGTCGATAACGGACGAATAGTTTCATAA